In Limibacter armeniacum, a single window of DNA contains:
- a CDS encoding PP2C family protein-serine/threonine phosphatase has protein sequence MLTILKQRLNSNSDLTFEENRLYRILNFILVAIIGYTLLVTIFFLIQTEWIFAGVALTEGLLFSLFLVLHIKGKLVAARLGTFFLALLSKIIICWIHGPNAGLHLLFLAMVCNPVLFFDKQTQHYFLAGMAVIAMMITVAGFKYFEPILPPPPFHFPYYWSIFLTAVFCFLTVQIFKKNHLEYEAKLKEANAIQTSSITYAQQIQKALIGNDRRIEDAFEEAFVLNQPKDIVSGDFYWYNRIGNHQILVVGDCTGHGVPAAFLTVLGIQLLNEIVLAKGIVSPSRILSEMDKGMLKSFEYKDNKDLGGGMDLAIVVINENNQSLRFAGARRPLYYIRNKQFFEIKPTRRGIRELDLGREKPFEETKVNTKQGDLYYLFSDGFQDQFGGKNDRKFMKHRFKTMLHYCSVHSLCKQKDIMKDEFDTWKGDQEQTDDVLVIGIKV, from the coding sequence ATGCTTACAATACTTAAACAACGGTTGAATTCTAATTCAGATTTAACTTTTGAAGAAAACCGTCTTTACAGAATACTGAACTTTATTCTAGTCGCTATCATTGGCTATACCTTACTAGTCACGATTTTCTTTCTGATCCAGACTGAATGGATATTTGCTGGAGTGGCACTTACTGAAGGACTCTTATTTTCCCTATTTCTGGTCTTGCATATCAAGGGTAAACTTGTAGCAGCACGGTTAGGCACCTTCTTTTTAGCTTTATTATCCAAGATTATTATCTGCTGGATTCATGGACCCAATGCAGGTTTACACTTGCTTTTTTTGGCAATGGTCTGTAATCCTGTCCTCTTTTTTGACAAACAAACCCAGCACTATTTTCTGGCAGGAATGGCTGTCATTGCCATGATGATAACCGTTGCCGGCTTCAAGTATTTTGAACCAATATTGCCTCCCCCTCCATTTCACTTCCCTTATTACTGGTCCATTTTCCTAACTGCTGTTTTCTGCTTCCTGACTGTTCAGATATTCAAAAAGAACCACCTCGAGTATGAGGCAAAGCTAAAAGAAGCCAATGCAATCCAAACAAGTAGTATTACCTATGCGCAACAAATCCAGAAAGCCCTTATTGGCAATGACAGAAGAATTGAGGATGCGTTTGAAGAAGCTTTTGTACTTAACCAGCCTAAGGACATTGTAAGTGGTGATTTTTACTGGTACAACCGTATTGGCAATCATCAGATACTGGTGGTTGGAGACTGTACAGGACACGGTGTCCCTGCTGCCTTTCTTACGGTATTGGGCATTCAATTACTGAATGAAATCGTACTGGCTAAAGGAATTGTATCTCCGTCACGAATTCTTAGTGAAATGGACAAGGGGATGCTAAAAAGCTTTGAGTACAAAGACAATAAAGACTTGGGTGGCGGAATGGATTTGGCGATTGTCGTGATCAACGAAAATAATCAAAGTTTAAGATTTGCAGGGGCTCGCAGACCACTTTATTACATTAGGAATAAACAGTTTTTTGAAATCAAGCCAACCAGGAGAGGTATCAGGGAATTGGATTTAGGAAGAGAAAAGCCATTTGAAGAAACCAAGGTCAACACCAAGCAAGGTGACCTGTATTACCTTTTTTCAGATGGGTTTCAGGATCAGTTTGGAGGAAAAAATGATCGTAAGTTTATGAAACACCGCTTCAAGACTATGCTCCACTATTGCAGTGTTCATTCACTTTGCAAGCAAAAAGACATAATGAAAGATGAGTTCGATACCTGGAAGGGCGATCAGGAACAGACAGATGATGTGTTGGTTATTGGTATAAAGGTATGA
- the hisH gene encoding imidazole glycerol phosphate synthase subunit HisH yields MKVAIVKYNAGNIQSVIYALNRLGVDPIVTDDPEELNKADKVIFPGVGEASTAMRYLKERGLDKVIPALKQPVLGICLGLQLMCKHSEENDTECLGIFDVPVQRFPHQENVKVPQMGWNKITHLKEPLFKGLDTESYVYFVHSYYAVLNEYTAAQTDYAVPFSASLHRDNFYAVQFHPEKSSEVGEQILRNFLEI; encoded by the coding sequence ATGAAAGTCGCAATTGTAAAGTACAATGCTGGCAACATACAGTCAGTAATTTATGCGCTAAATAGGTTAGGCGTAGACCCGATCGTAACAGACGATCCGGAAGAACTAAACAAGGCAGACAAGGTGATTTTCCCTGGTGTTGGTGAGGCAAGTACCGCAATGCGTTACTTAAAGGAACGTGGGTTGGATAAGGTGATTCCTGCGTTGAAGCAACCGGTATTGGGCATCTGTCTGGGATTGCAGTTAATGTGTAAGCATTCTGAGGAGAATGATACGGAGTGCTTGGGCATCTTTGATGTTCCTGTACAGCGTTTTCCACATCAGGAAAATGTGAAAGTGCCTCAAATGGGATGGAACAAGATTACCCATTTGAAAGAGCCGTTGTTCAAGGGATTGGATACAGAGAGCTATGTGTACTTTGTCCATAGTTATTATGCTGTATTGAACGAATATACAGCAGCTCAAACGGATTATGCTGTGCCATTCAGTGCTTCTTTGCATCGTGACAACTTTTATGCAGTACAGTTTCACCCTGAAAAGAGCAGTGAAGTAGGAGAGCAAATCCTCCGCAACTTTTTGGAAATTTAA
- a CDS encoding caspase family protein gives MKSTIKLFCLYLVSISCIGCATIFKGTHATKLISVDSSPDNANVYLDGRYVGRTPTRISVRQKKSHKITFEKDGYETANYYLGRHIQAGYVVLDIFALFPYGMLTDLITGAWYTPDVRRIYMNLLEKEQVSEPMYATTEIPALEVKKEEVVFTSELADNIPKTEKVNEHAVAVVIGNKNYQNKDVPNVDFALNDARLMKAYLVEAFGFREGNIIYVEDASQARFNSIFGNNANYRGQLYNYIREDESDVFIFYSGHGAPDLDKKEAYFVPVDCDPSLVALNGYSLDTFYSNLGKMPYKSLTVVLDACFSGVSDGGMLISQASPVLIKAKSRVFQDERSILFTSAGAQQVSSWFPEKQHSLFTYYFLKGLQGDSDMDGDDVITLGEMQEYLFKEVTYRARRLHNRMQVPDVVGDEKLVLLER, from the coding sequence ATGAAAAGCACCATTAAGCTTTTTTGTTTGTACCTAGTGTCTATTAGTTGTATAGGATGTGCAACAATTTTTAAAGGAACCCATGCTACCAAGTTAATCAGTGTTGACTCTTCCCCTGACAATGCCAATGTCTATCTTGATGGAAGGTATGTAGGACGTACACCGACTAGGATCTCTGTCCGTCAAAAAAAGTCGCATAAAATCACATTTGAAAAAGATGGATATGAAACTGCCAACTATTACTTAGGCAGGCATATACAGGCAGGGTATGTAGTACTGGATATTTTTGCACTCTTTCCGTATGGTATGCTAACTGACCTTATCACAGGTGCATGGTACACGCCTGATGTAAGGCGTATTTACATGAACTTGCTCGAAAAAGAACAGGTTAGTGAACCAATGTATGCTACAACAGAAATACCTGCCCTTGAAGTGAAGAAGGAAGAGGTGGTTTTCACTTCAGAACTTGCAGACAATATTCCTAAAACAGAAAAGGTGAATGAGCATGCGGTAGCAGTAGTGATTGGCAATAAGAACTATCAGAATAAGGATGTACCCAATGTGGACTTTGCATTGAATGATGCAAGGCTGATGAAAGCATATCTAGTGGAGGCATTTGGTTTCAGGGAAGGAAACATCATCTATGTAGAAGATGCAAGCCAAGCCAGATTTAATAGCATTTTTGGGAACAATGCCAATTACAGGGGGCAACTATACAACTATATTCGGGAAGATGAGTCAGATGTATTTATTTTCTATAGCGGACATGGTGCACCTGATCTAGATAAGAAAGAGGCCTACTTTGTACCAGTGGACTGTGACCCAAGTTTGGTAGCACTCAATGGTTATTCGCTTGATACTTTCTATTCAAACTTAGGTAAAATGCCCTATAAGTCTCTGACAGTTGTATTGGATGCCTGTTTTAGTGGGGTTTCTGATGGAGGGATGTTGATCAGTCAGGCATCTCCTGTATTGATTAAGGCAAAAAGTAGGGTTTTTCAGGATGAAAGAAGTATCCTGTTTACTTCGGCAGGGGCACAGCAAGTGTCTTCATGGTTTCCGGAAAAACAGCATTCCCTGTTTACATATTATTTCCTGAAAGGGTTGCAAGGAGATTCAGATATGGATGGAGATGATGTAATTACATTGGGGGAAATGCAGGAATACCTTTTTAAGGAAGTGACTTACAGAGCCAGAAGGCTTCATAATAGGATGCAGGTTCCTGACGTAGTTGGTGACGAGAAACTTGTGTTATTGGAACGGTAA
- a CDS encoding SDR family NAD(P)-dependent oxidoreductase, translating to MNFNGKNILVVGASSGIGYQLAKGLEASGATVFTASRSKPKDLYAEFVQLDVTDEISEETFSSLPNELHGVVYCPGSINLKPFARLKAEDFLADYRINVLGAVEVIQHTLSRLKQAGSSSVVLFSTVAVQTGMNYHASIAAAKGAIEGLVRSLAAEFAGSSIRFNAIAPSLVDTPLAAKLLSSEEKRAASDKRHPLGRVGKPEELAATAMFLLSDDASWMSGQVLALDGGMSSLKPL from the coding sequence ATGAATTTCAACGGTAAAAATATTCTGGTAGTAGGGGCTAGCTCAGGTATTGGCTACCAATTGGCAAAAGGGCTGGAAGCTTCTGGAGCGACAGTGTTCACAGCGTCAAGGAGTAAGCCTAAGGACTTATATGCTGAATTTGTTCAGCTTGACGTAACGGATGAAATATCTGAAGAAACTTTCAGCAGCTTGCCTAATGAGCTTCATGGAGTGGTTTATTGTCCGGGAAGTATTAATCTGAAACCGTTTGCTAGACTGAAAGCAGAGGATTTTTTAGCCGATTACAGGATAAATGTATTGGGAGCCGTAGAGGTGATACAACATACTTTAAGTAGACTGAAGCAGGCAGGGAGTAGTAGTGTCGTGTTGTTTAGTACTGTGGCAGTACAGACAGGTATGAACTACCACGCCAGTATTGCGGCAGCAAAAGGGGCAATAGAAGGGCTTGTACGTTCGTTGGCAGCTGAATTTGCAGGGAGTAGTATTCGCTTCAATGCTATTGCCCCCTCTTTGGTGGATACACCACTTGCTGCAAAGCTACTTTCTTCAGAAGAAAAAAGAGCTGCTTCTGATAAACGCCACCCACTTGGAAGGGTTGGTAAACCAGAAGAACTGGCTGCAACGGCTATGTTTCTGCTAAGTGATGATGCTTCATGGATGAGTGGACAAGTACTGGCACTGGATGGAGGAATGTCCTCACTTAAACCATTGTAA
- a CDS encoding NfeD family protein produces the protein MEKLKYILSAFLLIFSLTALGQESVVMVLEIRDQIDPRMSRYVELALEEARSQHADMVIIDMDTYGGAVYDADKIRSMLMDFEKPVYSFINKDAASAGALISIACDSIYMASGASIGAATVVNGTDGQAMPDKYQSYMRSTMRSTAEDNGRDPRIAEAMVDESLEVEGISEAGKVLTFTASEAMAHGYCEATVNSISEIMERLGVEEYQVVKYEPSISEQVIAFFLNPMVSGILILVIMGGIYFELQSPGIGFPLAAAIIAALLYFTPYYLNGLAENWEIILFAVGILLLALEIFVIPGFGVAGILGIACMLGGLVLVMLNNDKFDFTFVSEGRIVEALTVTTAGFLFSIVGLVILGARLPYLSAFKRVALQETLSREEGYTSTSNIEDFVGRIGTAYTVLRPSGKIELNGEIKDAFTRGDYIEKGDKVEVIAQTGTSLKVRKLD, from the coding sequence ATGGAAAAATTGAAGTATATACTGAGTGCATTTTTACTGATTTTCTCATTGACTGCCTTGGGACAGGAAAGTGTCGTAATGGTGTTGGAAATTCGGGATCAGATAGACCCTAGGATGAGCCGTTACGTTGAGTTGGCATTGGAAGAAGCTAGAAGTCAGCATGCTGATATGGTGATCATAGATATGGATACCTATGGAGGTGCTGTATATGATGCGGATAAGATCAGGTCGATGTTGATGGATTTTGAAAAGCCCGTTTACTCTTTTATTAATAAAGATGCAGCCTCAGCTGGAGCTTTGATCTCTATTGCCTGTGACAGTATTTATATGGCTTCTGGGGCAAGTATCGGCGCTGCAACTGTAGTCAATGGAACAGATGGTCAGGCGATGCCTGATAAGTATCAGTCTTATATGCGCTCAACGATGCGCTCTACCGCAGAAGACAACGGGAGGGATCCTAGGATTGCAGAAGCAATGGTTGACGAGTCTTTGGAAGTGGAAGGGATTTCTGAAGCAGGGAAAGTGCTTACTTTCACAGCTTCTGAAGCAATGGCACATGGTTATTGCGAAGCAACCGTCAATTCAATTTCGGAAATCATGGAGCGATTGGGCGTAGAAGAGTATCAGGTAGTCAAATACGAACCTTCGATCAGTGAACAAGTGATTGCGTTCTTCCTCAATCCGATGGTTAGCGGTATCTTGATACTGGTGATCATGGGAGGTATTTATTTTGAGTTACAATCTCCTGGTATTGGTTTTCCTTTGGCTGCAGCTATTATAGCAGCTCTCCTATATTTTACACCATACTATTTAAATGGATTGGCAGAAAATTGGGAGATCATTCTGTTTGCAGTTGGTATCCTCTTGTTGGCTTTGGAGATATTTGTGATTCCGGGGTTTGGTGTGGCTGGTATTTTAGGGATTGCCTGTATGTTGGGAGGTTTGGTGTTGGTCATGCTAAATAACGATAAATTTGATTTTACTTTCGTTTCAGAAGGACGAATTGTGGAAGCCTTAACTGTCACAACCGCAGGATTTTTGTTTTCAATTGTAGGTTTGGTAATTCTAGGGGCTAGATTGCCATATTTGAGTGCCTTCAAAAGAGTAGCCTTGCAGGAAACATTAAGCAGGGAAGAAGGTTATACTTCTACGTCCAATATTGAAGATTTTGTAGGAAGAATTGGAACAGCCTATACTGTACTACGACCTTCAGGCAAAATAGAACTGAATGGAGAGATAAAGGATGCCTTTACAAGAGGTGATTATATAGAAAAGGGAGACAAAGTGGAGGTAATAGCCCAAACGGGTACCTCCTTGAAAGTGCGGAAACTGGATTAG
- the scpB gene encoding SMC-Scp complex subunit ScpB: MTVLDKHAEAIVFCAPTPVTADEITTALQESLGTSITKQEVEAAMARLQEKYQDDTFAFEIINSGGGYKFLTKHECSDSTGAFLKHRSKRKLSKSSLETLSIIAYRQPISRTELEQIRGVGCDYAVKKLLEKELVEIKGKSDAIGRPLLYGTTKKFLEYFGINNVSDLPNPKEFKEEENEIGEEMTA; encoded by the coding sequence ATGACTGTATTGGACAAACATGCTGAAGCAATTGTATTCTGTGCTCCTACCCCTGTAACTGCAGATGAGATCACCACTGCTCTTCAGGAGTCGTTAGGTACTTCTATAACCAAACAGGAAGTGGAAGCTGCCATGGCAAGGCTTCAGGAAAAGTATCAGGACGATACATTTGCTTTTGAGATCATCAACAGCGGTGGTGGCTATAAGTTCTTAACCAAACATGAATGCAGTGACAGTACTGGTGCATTCCTAAAGCATCGTTCCAAAAGAAAACTATCCAAATCATCATTGGAAACCCTTTCAATTATTGCCTACAGGCAACCCATCAGCAGGACAGAGCTTGAACAGATCAGAGGTGTCGGCTGTGACTATGCCGTCAAAAAGCTTCTGGAAAAAGAACTAGTGGAAATCAAAGGAAAGTCTGATGCGATAGGTAGACCGTTGCTTTACGGTACCACTAAGAAGTTTTTGGAATACTTCGGCATCAACAATGTGTCCGACCTCCCTAACCCTAAAGAGTTCAAGGAAGAAGAAAATGAAATTGGAGAGGAAATGACCGCATAA
- the hisA gene encoding 1-(5-phosphoribosyl)-5-[(5-phosphoribosylamino)methylideneamino]imidazole-4-carboxamide isomerase, with translation MDIIPAIDLIDGKCVRLTQGDYKNKTVYNDDPVEVAKMFEDAGIKRLHLVDLDGAKQKTVVNTHVLKAITQQTNMVVDFGGGIQSETDLQKAFDNGAAMVTCGSIAVKQRDVFEGWVQKYGGDTIILAADAKDGKVAVSGWQETSSVDLLQFIEEYVSKGVTSVLCTDISRDGMLQGPAVELYKTIQQRFPDLKLIASGGVSGMRDLEELNEAGIYSVVVGKAFYEGRITLDQLASFK, from the coding sequence ATTGATATCATACCTGCCATTGACCTGATAGATGGCAAATGTGTTCGCCTGACACAAGGCGATTATAAAAACAAGACTGTTTATAATGATGACCCTGTAGAGGTTGCCAAAATGTTTGAAGATGCTGGTATTAAGCGCTTGCACTTGGTAGATCTTGACGGTGCAAAACAGAAGACAGTAGTCAATACACATGTCTTGAAGGCAATTACGCAGCAAACCAATATGGTTGTAGACTTTGGAGGTGGAATCCAGTCTGAAACTGACTTGCAAAAAGCCTTTGACAATGGTGCTGCGATGGTCACTTGTGGAAGCATAGCCGTGAAACAGCGTGATGTGTTTGAAGGTTGGGTACAGAAGTATGGTGGTGATACCATTATTCTGGCAGCAGATGCTAAAGATGGCAAAGTAGCTGTAAGCGGTTGGCAGGAAACATCTTCAGTCGATCTGCTACAATTTATAGAAGAGTATGTATCAAAAGGAGTTACATCCGTTTTGTGTACTGATATTAGCCGTGATGGTATGTTGCAGGGACCAGCAGTAGAGTTGTACAAAACGATTCAGCAACGTTTCCCTGACTTAAAGCTTATTGCGAGTGGTGGTGTATCTGGAATGAGAGATCTGGAGGAACTGAATGAGGCAGGTATCTATTCGGTAGTGGTTGGTAAAGCCTTTTACGAAGGACGGATAACTTTGGATCAGCTGGCTAGCTTTAAGTAA
- a CDS encoding TraR/DksA family transcriptional regulator, with product MATEQLRYTREELKEFEELLVKKLDKANSELDHLKSSIMKSSSGYDSNHSGGKTLEDGADAYEKEQLNQLAARTLKYKTQLEKALIRIKNGTYGVCVDTGKLISKDRLRAVPHTQHSIEAKLKNS from the coding sequence ATGGCAACTGAACAACTACGTTACACAAGGGAAGAACTGAAAGAGTTTGAGGAACTTCTTGTTAAAAAGCTGGACAAAGCAAACAGTGAACTTGATCATCTGAAATCATCTATCATGAAGTCTAGCAGCGGATACGACTCTAATCACTCAGGTGGTAAAACGTTGGAGGATGGCGCTGATGCTTATGAGAAAGAACAACTGAACCAGCTAGCTGCAAGAACACTCAAATACAAAACCCAGCTTGAAAAAGCTCTTATCCGTATCAAAAACGGTACATATGGAGTTTGTGTAGATACAGGCAAACTTATTTCTAAAGACCGTTTGAGAGCCGTGCCACATACCCAGCACTCAATTGAAGCTAAACTGAAAAACAGTTAA
- a CDS encoding cryptochrome/photolyase family protein, giving the protein MSVSVFWFRRDLRLEDNAGLYHALKGEHPVLPLFIFDKEILDNLEDKDDKRLTFIHQEVERIKAKLEKEGSSLLVKYGKPADVWAEVLNEYDVKAVFTNRDYEPYAKERDATIGEYLSSEEIPFKTFKDQCIFEMDEVLKDDGDPYVVFTPYSRKWKEKLNVEKSDFYVKSYPVEKYADNYFQTKPLSLISLEDMGFEPVKMRFPSRTVDTETLEEYKENRDYPAVDGTSRLSIHLRFGTISIRQLARQTIGKSDTFLNELIWRDFYMMILHHFPKVVTENFHSKYDALNWRNNEKEFEAWCEGKTGYPIVDAGMRQLNETGYMHNRVRMITASFLTKHLLIDWRWGEAYFARKLLDYDLSANNGGWQWAASTGTDAQPYFRIFNPYSQQDKFDKQEAYIKKWVPEFGTGKYPEPIVEHKEARQRALDAFKSVMEN; this is encoded by the coding sequence ATGAGTGTATCCGTTTTTTGGTTCAGAAGAGACTTAAGACTGGAAGATAATGCCGGATTGTATCATGCTTTGAAAGGAGAGCATCCTGTTTTGCCTCTTTTTATATTTGATAAAGAGATTCTGGATAATCTGGAAGATAAGGATGATAAGCGATTGACCTTTATCCATCAGGAGGTTGAAAGGATAAAGGCGAAATTGGAAAAGGAGGGAAGCTCTCTTTTGGTCAAGTATGGGAAACCTGCTGATGTTTGGGCTGAAGTGCTGAATGAGTACGACGTAAAAGCCGTTTTTACCAATCGTGATTATGAACCTTATGCCAAGGAACGTGATGCCACAATTGGAGAATACCTTTCATCCGAAGAAATCCCATTCAAGACATTCAAGGATCAATGTATCTTCGAGATGGATGAGGTTTTGAAAGACGATGGAGATCCTTATGTTGTGTTTACGCCATATAGCCGAAAGTGGAAAGAAAAGCTGAATGTAGAAAAGTCCGATTTCTATGTGAAAAGCTATCCAGTAGAGAAATATGCTGACAATTATTTCCAGACCAAACCACTTTCATTGATTTCATTAGAGGATATGGGGTTTGAGCCTGTCAAAATGAGGTTTCCATCAAGAACGGTTGATACTGAAACCTTGGAGGAATACAAGGAGAACCGAGACTATCCGGCAGTAGACGGGACTTCAAGGCTGAGTATTCACCTGAGGTTTGGCACAATTAGTATTCGTCAGTTAGCGAGGCAGACCATTGGTAAAAGCGATACCTTCCTCAATGAGTTGATTTGGCGTGACTTCTACATGATGATCTTGCACCACTTTCCGAAAGTGGTTACAGAAAACTTTCATAGTAAATATGATGCTTTGAATTGGCGAAACAATGAAAAAGAGTTTGAGGCATGGTGTGAAGGCAAGACAGGTTACCCGATTGTGGATGCAGGAATGAGACAGCTCAACGAGACAGGCTATATGCATAACCGCGTCAGAATGATTACAGCTAGTTTCCTGACAAAACACCTTCTGATTGATTGGCGATGGGGCGAGGCATATTTCGCTCGCAAACTGTTGGATTATGACCTGTCTGCTAATAATGGCGGTTGGCAGTGGGCAGCAAGTACAGGTACGGATGCACAGCCATACTTTAGGATTTTCAACCCATATTCCCAGCAAGATAAGTTTGATAAGCAGGAAGCATATATCAAAAAGTGGGTACCTGAGTTTGGTACAGGTAAGTACCCCGAACCGATCGTTGAGCATAAAGAAGCCCGACAAAGAGCATTGGATGCTTTTAAATCTGTAATGGAAAACTAG
- a CDS encoding S8 family serine peptidase — MVRIVLLLVIANLCTFNLSAQDYSLIIFKDKKGSESLSPSDFLTQEAISRRNNQGIELDSSDFPVSQEYVSAIQNEDVNVLLTSKWLNAVLVEGSPSELTALIDLPFVSEITNMQDSAEPFNPELTTQAVMADSALLGNSFTQNHLIGIDQMLADGYTGNGITVAVFDNGFLNMDQLDFFQHIDIKGTFDIVDNETDVFDNGGHGLNVLSLMGSYKEGVMVGGAYNASYYLFRTEADAIERRIEEIYWLKAAEMADSLGVDIINSSLGYNQFDNSAEDYEQSELNGTTAWISVAANYAASKGMLVVSAAGNEGANSWGKVTFPADSPFVMAVGSVSSNGQKASSSSIGPTADDRIKPDIAAMGAGVTIVNPSGELRTSSGTSFASPLLAALAAGLWEQFPELTNFELMDKIKSSGSMSSAPDNQLGYGIASYIRAKSLITDLDQASPLAAVNLYPNPSDGTFKLQLDNLIGDQIKIQGWDLTGKLIFDQQQSVTTVTHSFSLPKSINQSLILILVSHKNHRKTFRVFID, encoded by the coding sequence ATGGTTCGCATTGTTTTGCTGCTGGTTATCGCCAACTTATGCACTTTTAACTTATCAGCTCAAGACTATTCACTGATCATTTTCAAGGATAAAAAAGGCAGTGAATCTCTTTCTCCTTCTGATTTTCTTACGCAGGAAGCTATTAGCAGAAGAAACAATCAAGGAATTGAATTGGATAGCTCCGACTTTCCTGTCAGTCAGGAATATGTATCCGCCATTCAGAATGAAGATGTAAATGTCTTACTTACTTCTAAATGGCTAAATGCTGTTTTGGTGGAGGGCTCTCCTTCTGAACTCACAGCACTAATCGATCTCCCTTTCGTTAGTGAGATTACAAATATGCAGGACAGTGCCGAGCCTTTTAATCCAGAGCTTACCACACAAGCGGTAATGGCAGACTCGGCGCTATTGGGAAACAGTTTTACCCAAAATCACCTGATTGGCATAGATCAAATGCTGGCAGATGGTTATACAGGAAATGGGATTACCGTTGCGGTATTTGACAATGGTTTCCTGAATATGGATCAACTTGATTTCTTTCAGCACATTGATATAAAAGGCACTTTTGACATTGTAGATAATGAAACTGATGTTTTTGACAATGGTGGACATGGCTTAAATGTGCTTTCATTGATGGGGTCATATAAAGAAGGTGTTATGGTTGGTGGGGCATACAACGCCTCTTATTACTTGTTCCGCACAGAAGCTGATGCCATTGAAAGGAGGATTGAAGAAATCTACTGGCTTAAAGCAGCTGAAATGGCTGACAGCTTAGGGGTTGATATCATTAACTCATCTTTAGGCTATAACCAATTTGACAATTCGGCTGAGGATTATGAGCAAAGTGAGCTTAATGGAACAACTGCTTGGATATCGGTAGCTGCTAACTATGCCGCCAGTAAAGGAATGCTGGTAGTATCTGCTGCCGGAAATGAAGGGGCCAATTCTTGGGGAAAAGTGACTTTCCCTGCTGACTCTCCATTTGTTATGGCTGTAGGTTCGGTAAGCAGCAACGGTCAAAAAGCTTCCTCAAGTTCTATTGGACCAACAGCCGATGATCGCATCAAACCAGATATTGCTGCTATGGGAGCAGGTGTAACGATTGTCAACCCCAGTGGAGAACTGCGTACCAGCAGCGGTACTTCCTTTGCGTCTCCTTTGTTGGCAGCACTTGCTGCAGGTCTCTGGGAACAGTTCCCTGAGCTGACCAACTTTGAGTTGATGGATAAAATCAAAAGTTCAGGATCGATGTCATCTGCTCCTGACAATCAGTTAGGCTATGGGATAGCTTCCTATATAAGAGCAAAAAGCCTGATCACAGATTTGGATCAAGCCTCTCCATTGGCTGCTGTAAACCTCTACCCTAACCCATCTGATGGGACATTCAAGTTGCAGTTGGACAACCTGATTGGTGACCAGATTAAAATTCAGGGATGGGATTTGACTGGAAAGTTAATTTTTGATCAACAACAGTCTGTAACAACAGTAACTCACTCATTTTCCCTTCCGAAAAGTATCAACCAGTCTTTGATACTTATTCTGGTTAGCCACAAAAATCATAGAAAAACATTCAGGGTTTTCATTGACTAA
- the hisF gene encoding imidazole glycerol phosphate synthase subunit HisF gives MLTKRIIPCLDIKDGKTVKGVNFLELRDAGDPVELAEIYSREGADELVFLDITATVEKRKTLVELVKKVASQINIPFTVGGGISTVEDVSALLKAGADKVSINSSAVKRPELINELAREFGSQCVVVAIDTRYVDGEHIVHVKGGREATELRTIPWAHEVQERGAGEILLTSMDHDGTKNGFAIELTGQLSKSLNIPVIASGGAGTMEHFKDVFMNNDADAALAASIFHFKEIGIPELKAYLKKEGIEMRI, from the coding sequence ATGCTGACAAAGAGAATTATACCTTGTCTGGATATAAAAGATGGCAAGACTGTAAAAGGGGTTAACTTTTTGGAGTTGAGGGATGCCGGTGATCCAGTCGAGCTAGCAGAAATATACAGCAGAGAAGGTGCTGATGAACTTGTTTTCTTGGATATCACGGCAACGGTGGAGAAGAGAAAAACGCTGGTAGAGCTTGTTAAGAAAGTGGCAAGCCAAATCAATATACCATTTACAGTAGGAGGTGGTATCAGTACTGTTGAAGATGTGTCTGCCTTACTAAAGGCTGGAGCGGATAAGGTGTCTATCAATTCATCGGCTGTCAAAAGACCTGAGCTGATTAACGAACTGGCACGTGAGTTTGGTTCACAGTGCGTAGTAGTAGCCATTGACACAAGGTATGTGGATGGTGAACATATTGTACACGTAAAAGGAGGACGAGAAGCAACTGAGCTGAGAACAATTCCTTGGGCGCATGAAGTGCAAGAGAGGGGTGCAGGCGAAATACTGCTGACATCAATGGATCATGATGGTACCAAAAATGGTTTTGCTATTGAGTTGACAGGTCAGTTGTCAAAGTCATTGAATATTCCAGTAATTGCATCAGGTGGTGCAGGTACAATGGAGCATTTCAAGGATGTTTTTATGAACAATGATGCTGATGCCGCTTTGGCTGCCAGTATATTCCACTTTAAGGAAATCGGTATTCCGGAACTTAAAGCTTACCTGAAAAAGGAAGGAATTGAGATGAGAATCTGA